From the genome of Ascaphus truei isolate aAscTru1 chromosome 15, aAscTru1.hap1, whole genome shotgun sequence:
GGTGATGTCAGTTGCTGAGAGCTGATTCGGAGGCAGTTGAACCAAGAGCTGGAAATCGGGTAGTACAGCAGAGGATGTAATAAGTTTACAATGTGCCTTTTGCTGTGCTACTGTAGCCATTATGCACCGTGTGGGTTTGATATACTGACATTGCCTACGCAGACGGACGGTTTAGGTTGTTAAGTGCGATGCTACCGTTGCAAATATGCCAAGATGTGCCAAGTCGGTCTGATACATTGACATTGCTTGCACAGATAGATTGATTCGGTTGTCACTTTTTACTTGTTACACAGGGTCCCTCCGCCACGTATGAGCCCTCTCCAATTGTGAAGGCTTTACCGGGCATGGGGATATGTGCTGATTACTAACAGTGCATGAGGCTGTGAGTGTTCAACACTATATTCCTACCATAGGGAAGTGTAATACAAAGTGTCTACCGCTACTGAGTAATGCTCTATAATCTGAGCGATGGATTTATTGGGTAGACAGAATATATGTTGTGCAATTGATACTTACTAACTCTGTGTCATTAATGTTTGATTCCAAGCAGTGTTCGACTTTACATTGTTACTGGCGGTCTATATATCGACATAATCTGTCTTTATCTCACTGTGCATAAGGACTCAGGTCATTGTCCACCTGTGTATGGACTTTGCAATACGCAGCGTGAAGGCAGTGACACAGAAAACATTGTTTAGCTTTGTAAATAGTGTTCCCACTTAGCTCAGATTTAATGAGCAGTACCTGCTTACCGTATGGTCACGCTCACTTCGAGCTTTGCTAAAGAGCATACACCATTTCGTCTGCATAATACACTCCCAGTATTATTAATCTGCAATTTATAATTTGTGGTTTAGAGGATTTGAGTATATATACCAATGAATGTGCTCATCTGCTCCTACCCTTCACATCTCACCACGTTTTTAATTATCACTTGGTATATATTTTTCACATTGTATAttgattaataaaatgttattgtttttgattCATTTGAGGAAAATAGACCAGTCTCTCTGGCTGATATTATATCAGTCTGCCCATTCACTAGCAATTAATTTACTGATGATACTTACTCTTGATTTAAATAAGTAGAGTGTAAACATTGGCGATACTTTTGTTCTGGTCTTCTTAGACTGGAAACTTTTTGGTTGTGTAGTGTATATCCCCTTTGCACCACTTGTAAATTACGCTTATAAGAATATTACGGTTGAGCGGTGAGCTTTATTGTTATCTGTAATCATGCAGCAtgacctgggtatgcccaggaatacatcctgtgaaatgttcgaataatagccgctgcatctgtatgggaGCGACGTAGTCACTGCTTATCCCTAAacatgcctggctttagagatgggtctttcccctgtgtgtgtcctcttgtgtttcctaaggctggataaatcactaaatctcttcccacattccatacatgcggtctctcccctgtgtgcgtCCTCTTATGATTCCTCAGGCTGTatgactgactaaatcccttaccACATTGCTCACAtaaatacggtctctcccctgtgtgtgtcttcttgtgtgtgttcaggtgggataaccgactaaaccccttcccacattccacacatacatgcggtctctcccctgtgtgtgtcctcatgtgtgtgttcatgctggataagtcactaaatctcttcccacattccccacattcatgcggtctctcccctgtgtgtgtcctcttatgtatgttcaggctggatgacacactaaatccctttccacattccccacatacatgaggtttttcccctgtatgtgtcctcttgtgtctcatCAGttgggataagtcactaaatcccttcccacattccccacatacatgcggtctctcccctgtgtgtgtcctcttgtgtctcatCAGTTGGGAagagtcactaaatcccttcccacattccccacatacatgcggtctctcccctgtgtgtttcctcttgtgtgtgttcaggtgggataactgactaaatgccttcccacattccccacatacatacggtctctcccctgtgtgtgtcctcatgtgtgagTTCATGCTGGTTAAGTCACTacatcccttcccacattccctacATATATGCGGtctttcccctgtgtgtgtcctcttatgTATGTTCAGgttggatgacacactaaatcccttgccacattccccacatacatgcggtctttcccctgtatgtgtcctcttgtgtctcatCAGttgggataagtcactaaatccctttccacattctccacatacatgcggtctctcccctgtgtgtgtcctcttgtgtctcatCAGTTGGGAagagtcactaaatcccttcccacattccccacatacatgcggtctctcacctgtgtgtatcctcttgtgtgtgttcaggtgggataagatactaaatcccttcccacattccccacatacatacggtctctcccctgtgtgtgtcctcttgtgtgtcttcaggtgggataactgactaaatgccttcccacattccccacatacatgcggtctctcccctgtgtgtgtcctcttgtgtatgtccaGGCTGcgtgacacactaaatcccttcccacattccccacatatatgtggtctctcccctgtgtgtgtcctcttgtgtgcgTCCAGGCTTGATGGCGCatgaaatcccttcccacattccctacatacatgcggtctctcccctgtgtgtgtcctctcgtgTCTCCTCAGGCTGGATGACCcattaaatcccttcccacattccccacatacatgtggtctctcccctgtgtgtgtcatcttgtgcATGTTCAGattggataaccgactaaatcccttcccacattccccacatacatacggtctctcccctgtgtgtgtcctcaagTGTTTGTCCAGGCTGGATGACTGACTAAATCCCACCCCACATtgcccacatacatgcggtctttcccctgtgtgtgtcctcatgtgtttgtccaggctggatgacacactaaatcccttcccacattccccacatacatgcggtttctcccctgtatgtgtcctcttgtgtatgttcaggtgggatagctgactaaatcccttcccacattcctcacatacatgcggtttctcccctgtgtgtgtcctcatgtgtttgtccaggctggatgacacactaaatcccttcccacattccacacatacatgcggtctctcccctgtgtgtgtcctcttgtgcatGTTTAGATGGGATAaacgactaaatcccttcccacattccacacatacatacggtctctcccctgtgtgtgtccttgtgtGTGTTTTCAggatggataactgactaaaaccctttccacattccccacatacatgtggtctctcccctgtgtgtgtcttcttGTGCATGTTCAGattggataaccgactaaatcccttcccacattccccacatacatacggtctctcccctgtgtgtgtcatcgtgtgtgtgttcaggctggataactgactaaatccctttccacattccccacatacatgtggtctctcccctgtgtgtgtcctcttgtgtctcatCAGACTGAACATGTCcctaaatccctttccacattccccacatacatgtggtctcttccctgtgtgtgtcctcttgtgtctcatCAGACtgacatgcggtctctccccagtCTGTGTTGTCTTCTGTGCATTTTGGTCTGATAACCAAATCGGACTCTTCCCACGTTCTCCAAGATCTTTTTCTGTGGCAGCAgctaatatatatcttttggaatgagaagcagttacattgtttattaattgctttgactggttgaaagatgcattttctgtcatatttattggaatgttgcaagattgttctgtcctcatcttttccatattctcatttgggtgtttgaacttcagatgtttgaggaggtaatcctgactgctaaaagcaaccttgcagtgttggcatgggtggattattggtgATTGTCCTTGTACTAGACGAGACAAAAAAAGTCACTGTTACgcaaactgtcttacaaaaggtcatgcaggagaggtaagttggcatatcacaaaaagttcaggatgaaagtaaactgtagatgtacattgtaaaaatgaaagGTCTACTGTAGCATAACATGTGCAGCATATGGGCAGGGAGACTAGAtgtagtggatcatacatttaaagtggatcaTATTATTTAACGATTTAAAATGGAAATCTCACTAGCTGCAAAACcaccaattaaagtggcagaaatctttcaaatcctttgatagattgttacatagttacatagttacatagtagatgaggttgaaaaaagacgtacgtccatcaagttcaacctatgataaattttgacaacagatactttattctatatctatacttacttattgatccagaggaagacaaacaaaaaaccccattaaggggaaaaattaattccttcctgactccaagaattggcaatcggattaatccctggatcaacatccttcccatgtatacttatttggtatatcccggtatacctttcccatctaaaaagatgtccaacctttttttgaacaagtctattgtatctgccatcacagtctccatgggtaatgaattccacattttaactgcccttactgtaaagaaccctttcctttgttgctggtgaaatttcctttcctccaaccttaagggattgccccgagtcctttgtactgcccgtgggatgaatagttcttttgaaagctccttgtattgtccctgaatatatttgtatatagttatcatatcccctcttagacgcctcttttctaatgtaaataaatctaatttagctagcctctcttcataagttagattgtccatcccttttattaatttggtggctcttctctgcactctctctagttccatgtcttttcttaggattggtgcccaaaattgtactccatattcaaggtgtggtcttactaatgctttgtaaaggggcataattatgtttatttctcttccatccattgcccgtttgatacaAGATAAgaccttgtttgcctttgcagctactgcatgacattgggcactattgctaagcctgctgtctacaagcactcctaaatccttctccatcaaggattcccccaatatatctccatttaatttgtaagtcgcctttttattcttgtatcccaaatgcataaccttacatttatctgtattaaacctcatttgccatttacctgcccacgtttccagtctctccaagtccttctgaagagaaattacatcctgctctgattctattaccttacacaatttagtatcatcaacaaagatggagactttgctctcgattccaacctcaaggtcattaataaacaagtaaaaaagcaggggtcccagtaccgatccttgaggtactccactcacgactttagcccaacctgaaaaaaatccatttatgacaatcctctgttgtctgtcctttaacccgttttcaatccaggtgcatatattattactgagtccaattttctttattttgtacaccaacctcttgtgtgaaaccgtatcaaaagcctttgcaaaatctaagtagaccacatcaactgcattaccctggtctagattcctacttacctcctcaaagaaacaaataaggttagtttggcaagatctatccttcataaatccatgctgactatcactaataattttgttttccattaggtattcctgaatattatcccgtattaaaccttcaagtagtttccctactattgaagtcaggcttacaggtctgtaattccccgggtgtgatctagctccctttttaaatataggcaccacatctgctttatgccaatcttgtggtactgagcctgtggaaatggagtccttgaaaatgaaatataatggttttgctattactgagcttaactcctttagaactcttggatgtatgccatcggggccaggtgccttatttactttaattttttcaagtcgcttatgaactacttcctcagttaaccaattggtcattaatatggaggttgtggcttcctcctgtggcgctactattgaacttgattcttccctggtaaacacagaggc
Proteins encoded in this window:
- the LOC142466726 gene encoding uncharacterized protein LOC142466726, whose product is MEKMRTEQSCNIPINMTENASFNQSKQLINNVTASHSKRYILAAATEKDLGERGKSPIWLSDQNAQKTTQTGERPHVSLMRHKRTHTGKRPHVCGECGKGFRDMFSLMRHKRTHTGERPHVCGECGKGFSQLSSLNTHTMTHTGERPYVCGECGKGFSRLSNLNMHKKTHTGERPHVCGECGKGFSQLSILKTHTRTHTGERPYVCVECGKGFSRLSHLNMHKRTHTGERPHVCVECGKGFSVSSSLDKHMRTHTGEKPHVCEECGKGFSQLSHLNIHKRTHTGEKPHVCGECGKGFSVSSSLDKHMRTHTGERPHVCGQCGVGFSQSSSLDKHLRTHTGERPYVCGECGKGFSRLSNLNMHKMTHTGERPHVCGECGKGFNGSSSLRRHERTHTGERPHVCRECGKGFHAPSSLDAHKRTHTGERPHICGECGKGFSVSRSLDIHKRTHTGERPHVCGECGKAFSQLSHLKTHKRTHTGERPYVCGECGKGFSILSHLNTHKRIHTGERPHVCGECGKGFSDSSQLMRHKRTHTGERPHVCGECGKGFSDLSQLMRHKRTHTGERPHVCGECGKGFSVSSNLNIHKRTHTGERPHICRECGKGCSDLTSMNSHMRTHTGERPYVCGECGKAFSQLSHLNTHKRKHTGERPHVCGECGKGFSDSSQLMRHKRTHTGERPHVCGECGKGFSDLSQLMRHKRTHTGEKPHVCGECGKGFSVSSSLNIHKRTHTGERPHECGECGKRFSDLSSMNTHMRTHTGERPHVCVECGKGFSRLSHLNTHKKTHTGERPYLCEQCGKGFSQSYSLRNHKRTHTGERPHVWNVGRDLVIYPALGNTRGHTQGKDPSLKPGMFRDKQ